A single Clavibacter nebraskensis NCPPB 2581 DNA region contains:
- a CDS encoding ABC-F family ATP-binding cassette domain-containing protein: MAHLLGAEALHLEFPTRVIFDDVTIGVNEGDRIGIVGRNGDGKSTLLSLLAGRLEPDSGRVTRRRGITIGVLDQSDTLPDGQTVGEAIVGGIDEHEWAGNPLVRDVIDGLASDVPWDADVANLSGGQRRRVALAKLLIGDHDILFLDEPTNHLDVEGIAWLAGHLRRRWAPSSGGLIVVTHDRWFLDEVANATWEVHDRLIEPFEGGYAAYILQRVERDRSAAVSEAKRQNLMKKELAWLRRGAPARTAKPKFRIEAANALIADEPPARDTVSLASMAMQRLGKDVVDLLDVSVSYGEKQILKDVEWRIAPGERTGILGVNGAGKSTLLSLVAGSLQPTTGRVKRGKTIKVAVLTQQLDELKDVLEDRVSTVIGRQRTTYVAGGKEMTPGQLLERLGFTSAQLSTPVKDLSGGQKRRLQLLLIVLDEPNVLILDEPTNDLDTDMLAAMEDLLDSFPGTLLVVSHDRYLIERVTDQQYAVMNGNLRHLPGGVEQYLKLRSQPGNAEKATVARPDEVGGQATATLGVSGGAQLQGAELRNAQKELASITRKLEKADMRRRQALDAMAEHDPNDYDGLGKLNEGVRAIEADVEELESRWMELSELLEG, from the coding sequence GTGGCCCATCTACTGGGAGCCGAAGCGCTCCACCTCGAGTTCCCGACGCGCGTGATCTTCGACGACGTGACCATCGGGGTGAACGAGGGCGACCGCATCGGCATCGTCGGACGCAACGGCGACGGCAAGTCGACCCTCCTCTCCCTCCTCGCCGGACGCCTGGAGCCGGACTCCGGCCGCGTCACCCGCCGCCGCGGGATCACGATCGGCGTGCTCGACCAGAGCGACACCCTGCCCGACGGCCAGACCGTCGGCGAGGCCATCGTCGGTGGCATCGACGAGCACGAGTGGGCGGGCAACCCGCTCGTCCGCGACGTGATCGACGGCCTCGCCTCCGACGTGCCGTGGGACGCCGACGTCGCGAACCTCTCGGGCGGCCAGCGCCGCCGCGTCGCGCTCGCGAAGCTCCTCATCGGCGACCACGACATCCTCTTCCTCGACGAGCCCACCAACCACCTCGACGTCGAGGGCATCGCCTGGCTCGCCGGCCACCTCCGCCGCCGCTGGGCGCCGAGCTCCGGCGGCCTCATCGTCGTGACCCACGACAGGTGGTTCCTCGACGAGGTCGCGAACGCCACGTGGGAGGTCCACGACCGCCTCATCGAGCCGTTCGAGGGCGGGTACGCGGCGTACATCCTGCAGCGCGTCGAGCGCGACCGCAGCGCCGCCGTCTCCGAGGCGAAGCGCCAGAACCTCATGAAGAAGGAGCTCGCGTGGCTGCGTCGCGGCGCCCCCGCGCGCACGGCCAAGCCGAAGTTCCGGATCGAGGCGGCCAACGCCCTCATCGCCGACGAGCCGCCCGCCCGCGACACGGTCTCGCTCGCGTCGATGGCGATGCAGCGGCTCGGCAAGGACGTCGTCGACCTCCTCGACGTGTCCGTCAGCTACGGCGAGAAGCAGATCCTGAAAGACGTCGAGTGGCGCATCGCGCCCGGCGAGCGCACCGGCATCCTCGGCGTCAACGGCGCGGGCAAGTCCACCCTCCTCTCGCTCGTCGCCGGATCCCTCCAGCCCACCACCGGCAGGGTCAAGCGCGGCAAGACCATCAAGGTCGCCGTGCTCACGCAGCAGCTCGACGAGCTGAAGGACGTGCTCGAGGACCGCGTGTCCACCGTCATCGGCCGCCAGCGCACCACCTACGTCGCCGGCGGCAAGGAGATGACCCCCGGCCAGCTGCTCGAGCGCCTCGGCTTCACGAGCGCGCAGCTGTCCACGCCGGTGAAGGACCTCTCGGGCGGCCAGAAGCGCCGCCTCCAGCTCCTGCTCATCGTGCTCGACGAGCCGAACGTGCTAATCCTCGACGAGCCCACCAACGACCTCGACACCGACATGCTCGCCGCCATGGAGGATCTGCTCGACTCGTTCCCCGGCACGCTCCTCGTCGTGAGCCACGACCGGTACCTCATCGAGCGCGTCACCGACCAGCAGTACGCGGTGATGAACGGCAACCTGCGCCACCTCCCCGGCGGCGTGGAGCAGTACCTGAAGCTCCGCTCGCAGCCCGGCAACGCCGAGAAGGCGACCGTCGCCCGGCCCGACGAGGTCGGCGGCCAGGCCACCGCGACGCTGGGCGTATCCGGTGGCGCGCAGCTCCAGGGCGCCGAGCTGCGGAACGCGCAGAAGGAGCTCGCGAGCATCACGCGGAAGCTCGAGAAGGCCGACATGCGCCGACGCCAGGCGCTCGACGCCATGGCCGAGCACGACCCGAACGACTACGACGGGCTCGGCAAGCTCAACGAGGGCGTGCGCGCCATCGAGGCCGACGTCGAGGAGCTCGAGAGCCGCTGGATGGAGCTCAGCGAGCTGCTCGAGGGCTGA
- a CDS encoding MetQ/NlpA family ABC transporter substrate-binding protein, protein MTTQAPLIDAPKRRNRLGLIIGAVVVVLAVVGAVLFAVGAFSGGGKAVKIGVVGASDPQWPLFVEAAKEQGIDVEIVDFTEYPQVNPALSEGEIDLDQFQHLVYLAQYNEGAGEDLAPIGATAIYPLGLYSSKHGSVADIPQGGTVILPNDESNLARGLLLLQREGLLALKGGGSSVSTLDDIDQAASKVRVTTVDAALTATSLPDADAVIINNDFVTDAGLTADDAIAHDDPSDPKALAYVNVFAARAADAQNETYLKLAQIFRDTPAVVDAVVENSGGTAIPLQTPADELQTLLTTTEKAVAEKKAAR, encoded by the coding sequence ATGACCACCCAGGCACCCCTGATCGACGCCCCGAAGCGGAGGAACCGCCTCGGCCTCATCATCGGCGCGGTCGTCGTCGTCCTCGCGGTCGTCGGAGCCGTCCTCTTCGCCGTCGGCGCGTTCTCGGGCGGCGGCAAGGCCGTCAAGATCGGCGTCGTCGGCGCGAGCGACCCGCAGTGGCCCCTCTTCGTCGAGGCGGCGAAGGAGCAGGGCATCGACGTGGAGATCGTCGACTTCACCGAGTACCCGCAGGTGAACCCGGCCCTCAGCGAGGGCGAGATCGACCTCGACCAGTTCCAGCACCTCGTCTACCTCGCGCAGTACAACGAGGGCGCGGGCGAGGACCTCGCGCCCATCGGCGCCACGGCGATCTACCCGCTCGGGCTGTACTCGTCGAAGCACGGGTCGGTCGCCGACATCCCGCAGGGCGGCACCGTGATCCTGCCGAACGACGAGTCGAACCTCGCCCGCGGCCTCCTCCTGCTCCAGCGCGAGGGCCTCCTGGCGCTGAAGGGCGGCGGATCCAGCGTCTCCACGCTCGACGACATCGACCAGGCCGCCTCGAAGGTCCGCGTCACCACGGTGGACGCCGCGCTCACCGCCACGTCGCTGCCGGACGCGGACGCCGTCATCATCAACAACGACTTCGTCACCGACGCGGGCCTCACCGCCGACGACGCGATCGCGCATGACGACCCCAGCGACCCGAAGGCGCTCGCCTACGTCAACGTCTTCGCGGCCCGCGCTGCCGACGCCCAGAACGAGACCTACCTGAAGCTCGCGCAGATCTTCCGCGACACCCCCGCCGTGGTCGACGCGGTCGTCGAGAACTCGGGCGGCACCGCCATCCCGCTGCAGACGCCGGCCGACGAGCTGCAGACCCTCCTCACCACCACGGAGAAGGCCGTCGCCGAGAAGAAGGCGGCTCGATGA
- a CDS encoding TraR/DksA family transcriptional regulator, whose amino-acid sequence MADDAAAAPADPRAALAALRADTLALIRGLDRDVAAIVEARQDANSDDEHDPEGATLAFERSQSDAMIREARERLADVDAAVARLDAGTYGRCEVCGEAIPAGRLEIRPAARRCVAHA is encoded by the coding sequence GTGGCCGACGACGCCGCGGCCGCTCCGGCGGACCCGCGCGCGGCCCTCGCCGCGCTGCGGGCCGACACGCTCGCGCTCATCCGCGGCCTCGACCGCGACGTGGCGGCGATCGTCGAGGCCCGGCAAGACGCCAACTCCGACGACGAGCACGACCCCGAGGGCGCGACCCTCGCGTTCGAGCGCTCGCAGTCCGACGCGATGATCCGCGAGGCCCGCGAGCGCCTCGCGGACGTCGACGCGGCCGTCGCGCGCCTCGACGCGGGGACCTACGGCCGCTGCGAGGTCTGCGGCGAGGCGATCCCCGCGGGCCGGCTCGAGATCCGCCCGGCTGCGCGCCGCTGCGTCGCGCACGCCTGA
- a CDS encoding LysR family transcriptional regulator ArgP, translated as MMDIRTEHLRTLAAVIDTGTLDAAARALRLTPSAVSQRITALERSAGRVLLRRTRPATTTEAGDAVLRHARQVLLLERDLDGLLGVGEGDAPRAGTAAVPVVVNGDSLASWLLPAFAALAAETGQAIEVLREDEHHSLDLLRDGSAMAAVTSVKDPVQGCTSERLGRMRYRALATPAYVAAHLPDGPTPSALAVAPLVMFDRKDAMQDRWLRGRRAPAGQPRHYVPSSAEFVTAVTLGMGWGMLPDLQSEELVASGALVPLDAGSHVDVALHWQRWSVDSPVLGDLTRHVRAAAASLR; from the coding sequence ATGATGGACATCCGCACCGAGCACCTGCGCACCCTGGCCGCCGTCATCGACACGGGCACGCTGGACGCGGCCGCCCGCGCGCTCCGGCTCACGCCCTCCGCGGTGAGCCAGCGGATCACGGCGCTCGAGCGCAGCGCCGGCCGGGTGCTCCTCCGCCGCACCCGCCCCGCGACCACGACCGAGGCGGGCGACGCCGTGCTGCGGCACGCGCGCCAGGTGCTCCTGCTCGAGCGCGACCTCGACGGGCTGCTCGGCGTGGGCGAGGGCGACGCTCCCCGCGCGGGGACGGCCGCCGTGCCCGTCGTCGTCAACGGCGACTCGCTCGCGTCCTGGCTGCTGCCCGCGTTCGCGGCGCTGGCCGCCGAGACCGGCCAGGCGATCGAGGTGCTGCGCGAGGACGAGCACCACTCCCTCGACCTGCTGCGCGACGGATCCGCGATGGCCGCCGTCACGAGCGTGAAGGACCCGGTCCAGGGCTGCACCTCCGAGCGGCTCGGCCGGATGCGGTACCGCGCGCTCGCGACGCCCGCCTACGTCGCCGCGCACCTGCCCGACGGGCCCACCCCGAGCGCGCTGGCGGTGGCGCCGCTCGTGATGTTCGACCGCAAGGACGCCATGCAGGACCGCTGGCTGCGCGGCCGGCGCGCGCCCGCCGGGCAGCCGCGGCACTACGTGCCGTCGTCGGCGGAGTTCGTCACGGCGGTCACGCTCGGCATGGGCTGGGGCATGCTGCCCGACCTGCAGAGCGAGGAGCTCGTCGCGTCGGGCGCGCTCGTGCCGCTGGACGCGGGATCCCACGTGGACGTGGCCCTGCACTGGCAGCGCTGGAGCGTCGACTCCCCCGTGCTCGGCGACCTCACCCGGCACGTGCGCGCCGCGGCCGCCTCGCTCCGGTGA
- a CDS encoding ribose-phosphate diphosphokinase translates to MSAIKTAGEKRLVIVTGRAHPELAEQIAQELETSLVHTDARTFANGELYIRYDESVRGSDAFVIQSHTAPINEWLMEQLIMVDAMKRASAKRITVVAPFYPYARQDKKGRGREPISARLVADLFKAAGADRIMSVDLHAAQIQGFFDGPVDHLFAMPVLLEHMRSVLDSTTLTVVSPDMGRVRVADIWSDKLGAPLAIIHKRRDPKVHNQVTVHEIVGDVSGRVCLLVDDLIDTGRTIVSAAEALKKNGATGVVVAATHAVFSDPATQILNSPHIDSVVVTDTLPIPEEKRWDKLTVLPIAPLLARAIHEVFDDGSVTSMFDGAA, encoded by the coding sequence ATGTCCGCAATCAAGACCGCCGGAGAGAAGCGTCTCGTGATCGTCACGGGTCGCGCGCACCCCGAGCTCGCCGAGCAGATCGCCCAGGAGCTCGAGACGAGCCTCGTGCACACGGACGCGCGGACCTTCGCCAACGGCGAGCTCTACATCCGGTACGACGAGAGCGTGCGCGGCAGCGACGCGTTCGTCATCCAGTCGCACACGGCGCCCATCAACGAGTGGCTCATGGAGCAGCTCATCATGGTCGACGCGATGAAGCGGGCCTCGGCCAAGCGCATCACCGTGGTCGCCCCGTTCTACCCGTACGCCCGGCAGGACAAGAAGGGCCGCGGCCGCGAGCCGATCTCCGCCCGCCTCGTCGCCGACCTCTTCAAGGCCGCCGGCGCCGACCGCATCATGTCGGTCGACCTGCACGCCGCGCAGATCCAGGGCTTCTTCGACGGCCCCGTCGACCACCTCTTCGCGATGCCCGTGCTCCTCGAGCACATGCGCTCGGTGCTCGACTCCACGACCCTCACGGTCGTCTCGCCCGACATGGGCCGCGTGCGCGTCGCCGACATCTGGAGCGACAAGCTCGGCGCCCCGCTCGCCATCATCCACAAGCGCCGCGACCCGAAGGTGCACAACCAGGTCACCGTGCACGAGATCGTCGGCGACGTCTCCGGCCGCGTGTGCCTCCTGGTGGACGACCTCATCGACACCGGCCGCACCATCGTGTCCGCCGCCGAGGCGCTGAAGAAGAACGGCGCCACGGGCGTCGTCGTCGCGGCCACGCACGCGGTCTTCTCGGACCCGGCCACGCAGATCCTGAACAGCCCCCACATCGACTCGGTCGTGGTCACGGACACGCTCCCGATCCCCGAGGAGAAGCGCTGGGACAAGCTCACGGTGCTGCCCATCGCGCCGCTGCTGGCCCGCGCGATCCACGAGGTCTTCGACGACGGATCCGTCACGAGCATGTTCGACGGCGCGGCCTAG
- a CDS encoding LLM class flavin-dependent oxidoreductase: protein MTVPLSILDLAPIAPGETARDSFAASVALAQQAERSGYRRVWYAEHHNMASIASSATSVLIAHVASQTSTIRLGSGGVMLPNHSPLTIAEQFGTLETLHPGRIDLGLGRAPGSDQATFRALRRDPGSSDRFPEDVVELQAFLAGESQVPGVSATPGVGTRVPLYILGSSTFGAQLAAALGLPFAFASHFAPDMLLDAIAIYRRDFRPSEQLDAPYAIAGINAIAADDRADAERQFADVRRARLLMLLRQSGQIPATQTFTDDELDRLLEAPVGAHVASMMTYTGIGTGAEVSDYANRFAEQAGVDEVIVGHASQRTPERLRSVELMADAHALVRVAA, encoded by the coding sequence ATGACCGTCCCGCTCTCCATCCTCGACCTCGCCCCCATCGCCCCCGGGGAGACCGCCCGCGACAGCTTCGCCGCCTCCGTCGCCCTCGCCCAGCAGGCCGAGCGCAGCGGCTACCGCCGCGTCTGGTACGCCGAGCACCACAACATGGCCTCGATCGCGTCCAGCGCCACGAGCGTCCTCATCGCCCACGTCGCGAGCCAGACGTCGACCATCCGGCTCGGATCTGGCGGCGTCATGCTGCCGAACCACTCGCCGCTCACCATCGCGGAGCAGTTCGGCACGCTCGAGACGCTGCACCCGGGACGCATCGACCTCGGCCTCGGCCGCGCCCCCGGCAGCGACCAGGCCACGTTCCGCGCGCTCCGCCGCGACCCCGGATCCTCCGACCGCTTCCCCGAGGACGTCGTCGAGCTGCAGGCGTTCCTCGCCGGCGAGAGCCAGGTGCCCGGCGTGTCCGCGACGCCGGGCGTCGGCACGCGCGTGCCCCTCTACATCCTCGGATCCTCGACCTTCGGCGCCCAGCTTGCGGCCGCCCTCGGACTGCCGTTCGCGTTCGCGTCGCACTTCGCACCCGACATGCTGCTCGACGCGATCGCCATCTACCGCCGCGACTTCCGCCCGTCGGAGCAGCTCGACGCGCCCTACGCGATCGCCGGCATCAACGCCATCGCGGCCGACGACCGGGCCGACGCCGAGCGCCAGTTCGCCGACGTCCGCCGTGCCCGCCTCCTGATGCTGCTGCGCCAGAGCGGCCAGATCCCGGCCACGCAGACGTTCACCGACGATGAGCTCGACCGGCTCCTCGAGGCGCCCGTCGGCGCGCACGTCGCCAGCATGATGACCTACACGGGCATCGGCACGGGCGCCGAGGTCTCCGACTACGCGAACCGGTTCGCGGAGCAGGCGGGCGTCGACGAGGTCATCGTCGGCCACGCGTCGCAGCGGACGCCCGAGCGCCTCCGCTCGGTCGAGCTGATGGCGGACGCGCACGCGCTCGTCCGCGTCGCCGCGTAG
- a CDS encoding methionine ABC transporter permease yields the protein MDALNPLLPLLGQSAVETLVMVLLTLLFGGLGGLIMGLGLYLTRPSSLLPNRPVLAVLNLVVNTFRPIPFIIFLVAAQPLARLVTGNGIGQPAIIFTLSLGASFAISRIVEQNLLTVQPGVIEAARSVGASPVRIIFTLLIPEALGPLILGYTFVFVGIVDMTAVAGAIGAGGLGNFAIVYGYRQFEPVVTWAAVLIIIVLVQVVQFAGNRMARVALRR from the coding sequence ATGGACGCGCTGAACCCGCTCCTCCCGCTCCTCGGCCAGTCGGCGGTCGAGACGCTCGTGATGGTGCTGCTCACGCTGCTGTTCGGCGGGCTCGGCGGCCTCATCATGGGCCTCGGGCTGTACCTGACGCGCCCGAGCAGCCTGCTCCCGAACCGGCCCGTGCTCGCGGTGCTGAACCTGGTCGTCAACACCTTCCGGCCGATCCCGTTCATCATCTTCCTGGTCGCCGCCCAGCCCCTCGCCCGCCTGGTCACGGGCAACGGCATCGGGCAGCCGGCGATCATCTTCACGCTGTCGCTCGGGGCGTCCTTCGCGATCAGCCGCATCGTCGAGCAGAACCTGCTCACGGTGCAGCCGGGCGTGATCGAGGCGGCCCGGTCCGTGGGCGCGAGCCCCGTGCGGATCATCTTCACGCTGCTGATCCCGGAGGCGCTCGGGCCGCTGATCCTCGGCTACACGTTCGTCTTCGTCGGCATCGTCGACATGACGGCGGTCGCGGGCGCGATCGGCGCCGGCGGCCTCGGCAACTTCGCGATCGTCTACGGCTACCGGCAGTTCGAGCCGGTCGTCACGTGGGCGGCGGTGCTCATCATCATCGTGCTCGTGCAGGTGGTGCAGTTCGCCGGCAACCGGATGGCCCGGGTGGCGCTCCGGCGCTGA
- a CDS encoding methionine ABC transporter ATP-binding protein: MTDAPHVSLRGVGKQYPPRAKGEPALEALADVDLDIRRGEVFGIIGYSGAGKSTLVRLVNALERPTVGTVSVDGREIQGLPERELRKLRLGIGMVFQQFNLFTSKTVWGNVAYPLTVAGMPKDQQQRRISDLLHFVGLADKAHARTDELSGGQKQRVGIARALATSPAILLADEATSALDPETTSEVLALLRRVNEELGVTIVVITHEMEVIKSIAHRVAVMDSGRVIEQGAVFDVFSRPTSDAARRFVSTVVAGVPETEEVQRLRRRHPGRLVTLSFADGGATQAEVFQALAAAGIAFEVVHGGITDIQGRTFGNLTLALGGDPARIDEVLAADRAGVTVTEVV, from the coding sequence ATGACGGACGCCCCTCACGTCTCCCTGCGCGGCGTCGGCAAGCAGTATCCGCCGCGCGCGAAGGGCGAGCCGGCCCTCGAGGCGCTCGCCGACGTCGACCTCGACATCCGCCGCGGCGAGGTGTTCGGGATCATCGGCTACTCGGGCGCAGGCAAGAGCACGCTCGTGCGGCTCGTGAACGCGCTCGAGCGGCCGACCGTCGGCACCGTCTCGGTCGACGGCCGGGAGATCCAAGGCCTACCCGAGCGGGAGCTCCGGAAGCTGCGCCTCGGCATCGGCATGGTCTTCCAGCAGTTCAACCTCTTCACCTCGAAGACCGTGTGGGGCAACGTCGCGTACCCGCTCACGGTCGCGGGCATGCCGAAGGACCAGCAGCAGCGGCGGATCAGCGACCTCCTGCACTTCGTCGGCCTCGCCGACAAGGCGCACGCCCGCACCGACGAGCTGTCCGGCGGGCAGAAGCAGCGCGTCGGCATCGCCCGCGCGCTCGCGACGAGCCCCGCGATCCTCCTGGCCGACGAGGCCACGAGCGCGCTGGATCCCGAGACCACGAGCGAGGTCCTCGCGCTCCTGCGCCGGGTCAACGAGGAGCTCGGCGTCACCATCGTCGTCATCACGCACGAGATGGAGGTCATCAAGTCCATCGCCCACCGCGTGGCCGTCATGGACTCCGGTCGCGTCATCGAGCAGGGCGCGGTCTTCGACGTGTTCTCCCGGCCGACGAGCGACGCCGCGCGCCGCTTCGTGTCGACCGTGGTCGCGGGCGTCCCCGAGACCGAGGAGGTCCAGCGCCTCCGCCGCCGGCACCCGGGGCGCCTCGTCACGCTGTCCTTCGCGGACGGCGGCGCCACGCAGGCCGAGGTGTTCCAGGCGCTCGCCGCCGCGGGCATCGCGTTCGAGGTCGTGCACGGCGGGATCACCGACATCCAGGGCCGCACCTTCGGCAACCTGACCCTCGCGCTCGGGGGCGACCCCGCGCGCATCGACGAGGTGCTCGCGGCCGACCGCGCCGGCGTCACCGTGACGGAGGTGGTCTGA
- a CDS encoding LysE/ArgO family amino acid transporter, whose protein sequence is MHPLAHALSGFGLGFSLIAAIGAQNAFLLRQGTRREHVLVVVLICAVSDVILIGLGVAGVGALIEAAPVAIVVIRILGACFLAGYAALSLLRAVAPQGLAVAVSAPRALGTVVAACLALTWLNPHVYLDTVLLVGSVAAGHGDGRWAFGVGAMVASCVWFTLLATAARVFAPVLARPAAWRVLDTVIAGVMLVLAVQILLPLVPAGLGEGTRIAVATVVCALLAGVVAAWSVARRRRTATVSAADAPAAPASASAGLGTPEASALLG, encoded by the coding sequence ATGCACCCGCTCGCGCACGCGCTCTCCGGCTTCGGCCTCGGCTTCTCGCTCATCGCCGCGATCGGCGCGCAGAACGCGTTCCTCCTCCGGCAGGGCACGCGGCGCGAGCACGTGCTCGTCGTGGTGCTCATCTGCGCGGTCTCGGACGTGATCCTCATCGGCCTCGGCGTGGCCGGAGTCGGCGCGCTGATCGAGGCGGCGCCCGTCGCGATCGTCGTCATCCGCATCCTCGGCGCCTGCTTCCTCGCCGGCTACGCGGCGCTGTCGCTCCTCCGGGCCGTCGCGCCGCAGGGTCTCGCGGTCGCCGTGTCCGCGCCGCGTGCGCTCGGCACCGTGGTCGCCGCGTGCCTCGCGCTCACCTGGCTGAACCCGCACGTCTACCTCGACACCGTCCTCCTCGTCGGATCCGTCGCGGCCGGCCACGGCGACGGCCGCTGGGCCTTCGGCGTCGGCGCGATGGTCGCGAGCTGCGTCTGGTTCACGCTGCTCGCGACCGCCGCCCGGGTCTTCGCGCCCGTGCTCGCCCGGCCGGCCGCCTGGCGCGTGCTCGACACCGTGATCGCCGGCGTGATGCTCGTGCTCGCCGTGCAGATCCTGCTGCCGCTCGTGCCGGCCGGGCTGGGGGAGGGGACGCGGATCGCCGTCGCCACCGTCGTGTGCGCGCTGCTCGCCGGTGTCGTGGCCGCGTGGTCGGTCGCGCGTCGGCGTCGCACGGCGACGGTGAGCGCCGCGGACGCGCCCGCCGCCCCCGCCTCCGCCTCCGCCGGGCTCGGAACACCCGAGGCATCCGCGCTGTTGGGATGA
- a CDS encoding MarR family winged helix-turn-helix transcriptional regulator produces MPSRDEVDRIVHAWRRERPDLDFSPLEVLSRVGRLARLLERARRSAFQESELESWEFDVLSALRRAGDPYQLSPKALLQQTLVSSGTMTNRIDRLVARGLVERRTDPHDGRGILVVMSDPGRTRVDTAITRLVAEEATLLDTMPGTDRDVLAGLLRQLILDLDDGA; encoded by the coding sequence ATGCCCAGCCGCGACGAGGTCGACCGCATCGTCCACGCATGGCGGCGCGAGCGGCCCGACCTCGACTTCTCCCCGCTCGAGGTGCTGTCACGCGTCGGCCGCCTGGCGCGGCTGCTGGAGCGTGCGCGGCGGTCGGCGTTCCAGGAGTCGGAGCTGGAGTCGTGGGAGTTCGACGTGCTGTCGGCGCTGCGGCGGGCGGGCGATCCGTATCAGCTCAGCCCCAAGGCCCTGCTGCAGCAGACGCTCGTCTCCTCGGGCACCATGACGAACCGCATCGACCGGCTCGTGGCGCGCGGGCTCGTGGAGCGGCGGACGGATCCGCACGACGGACGCGGCATCCTCGTGGTCATGTCGGACCCGGGGCGCACGCGCGTCGACACCGCGATCACGCGGCTCGTCGCCGAGGAGGCGACGCTCCTCGACACGATGCCGGGCACCGACCGCGACGTGCTCGCGGGGCTGCTGCGGCAGCTGATCCTCGACCTCGACGACGGGGCCTGA
- the glmU gene encoding bifunctional UDP-N-acetylglucosamine diphosphorylase/glucosamine-1-phosphate N-acetyltransferase GlmU, translated as MTDSDITPTTREIPIVTGELDVDGEPRSPSIAVVILAAGQGTRMRSRLPKVLHPLAGLPLVGHVLATAEELGARHIVTVVRHDRDQVVEVVRALSPEALVVDQDEIPGTGRAVEVGITALPEGFTGQVVVLSGDVPLLDAATLRSLVSAHRQARNDLTLLTARLDDPTGNGRIIRGQDGAFEAIVEQKDATGDQLRIDEVNAGVYVFDAEALRQTLGAIGTDNAQREKYLTDAADVIRRAGGAIEGLPVRDSWLVAGINDRVQLTAAATELNARIIRRWQLAGVTIQDPRTTWIDVKATLATDVTVLPGTQILGASTVAAGATVGPDTTLRDTEVGEDAVVRRTDAELAVIGARATVGPFSYLRPGTRLGDDGKIGAYVETKNAEIGEHSKVPHLSYVGDATIGAHTNIGAGAVFANYDGHTKHRSEVGDHVHIGSRNVLVAPVRIGTGSYTGAGAVIRKDVPPGALGISVAPQRNMVGWTEAKRPGTPEARAAVEAAEGHQDVPSGTEHTEQH; from the coding sequence ATGACCGACTCAGACATCACGCCGACGACCCGCGAGATCCCCATCGTGACGGGCGAGCTCGACGTCGACGGCGAGCCGCGCAGCCCCTCCATCGCGGTCGTGATCCTCGCCGCCGGCCAGGGCACCCGCATGCGCTCGCGCCTCCCCAAGGTCCTGCACCCGCTCGCCGGCCTGCCGCTCGTCGGCCACGTGCTCGCGACAGCGGAGGAGCTCGGCGCGCGCCACATCGTCACGGTCGTCCGCCACGACCGTGACCAGGTGGTCGAGGTCGTGCGCGCGCTGTCGCCCGAGGCCCTCGTGGTCGACCAGGACGAGATCCCCGGCACCGGCCGCGCGGTCGAGGTGGGCATCACGGCCCTGCCCGAGGGCTTCACGGGCCAGGTCGTCGTGCTCTCGGGCGACGTGCCCCTGCTCGACGCCGCGACCCTCCGCTCGCTCGTCTCCGCGCACCGCCAGGCGCGCAACGACCTCACCCTCCTCACCGCCCGCCTCGACGACCCGACCGGCAACGGCCGCATCATCCGCGGCCAGGACGGCGCGTTCGAGGCGATCGTCGAGCAGAAGGACGCGACCGGCGACCAGCTCCGCATCGACGAGGTCAACGCGGGCGTCTACGTCTTCGACGCCGAGGCGCTCCGGCAGACCCTCGGCGCGATCGGCACTGACAACGCGCAGCGCGAGAAGTACCTCACCGACGCGGCCGACGTGATCCGTCGCGCGGGCGGCGCCATCGAGGGCCTGCCGGTGCGCGACAGCTGGCTCGTCGCCGGCATCAACGACCGCGTCCAGCTCACGGCCGCGGCGACCGAGCTCAACGCGCGCATCATCCGGCGCTGGCAGCTCGCGGGCGTGACGATCCAGGATCCGCGCACCACCTGGATCGACGTCAAGGCCACGCTCGCCACCGACGTCACCGTCCTCCCGGGCACCCAGATCCTCGGCGCCTCCACGGTCGCCGCCGGCGCCACGGTCGGCCCCGACACGACCCTCCGCGACACCGAGGTCGGCGAGGACGCCGTGGTCCGCCGCACCGACGCCGAGCTGGCCGTCATCGGCGCCCGCGCGACGGTCGGCCCGTTCTCGTACCTGCGGCCCGGCACGCGCCTCGGCGACGACGGCAAGATCGGCGCGTACGTCGAGACGAAGAACGCGGAGATCGGCGAGCACAGCAAGGTCCCGCACCTCAGCTACGTCGGCGACGCGACGATCGGCGCGCACACGAACATCGGCGCGGGAGCGGTCTTCGCGAACTACGACGGGCACACGAAGCACCGCAGCGAGGTGGGCGACCACGTGCACATCGGCTCGCGGAACGTGCTCGTCGCACCGGTTAGGATCGGTACCGGCTCCTACACGGGTGCCGGTGCCGTCATCCGCAAGGACGTCCCGCCCGGCGCACTCGGCATCTCGGTGGCGCCGCAACGCAACATGGTCGGCTGGACCGAGGCGAAACGACCGGGCACCCCCGAGGCTCGGGCCGCCGTCGAGGCCGCCGAAGGGCACCAGGACGTTCCGTCCGGGACCGAGCACACCGAGCAGCACTGA